A DNA window from Magnetococcales bacterium contains the following coding sequences:
- a CDS encoding site-specific integrase, which yields MAYIQERQTQDGKIHYRVQVRLKGYPTETATFARKTDAKRWAQQLETEMREGRYFKTPTAKKKSLGELVDRYIEEILPRKPKNAYNQNNHLRWWKEQLGHVVLADITPSVIAEYRDKLAKETTPRKSLRSPATVNRYLASLSHAFTIAINEWGWVDASPFRKVSKLREPRGRVRFLSDDERERLLEACQKADDPALMAIILVAISTGARRGEILGLTWREVDLTGSRITLLDTKNGETRVVPLVGVALEQMKALAATRRSDTDLCFPREDGKAPWEFRKAWERVLREAGITDFNFHDLRHSCASYLAMNGASLAEIAEVLGHKTLQMVKRYAHLSEAHTAGVVERMNAKIFRSIQEVNDAQRTP from the coding sequence ATGGCCTACATTCAGGAACGACAGACCCAGGACGGCAAGATTCACTATCGGGTGCAGGTGCGCCTCAAGGGGTACCCGACCGAAACCGCCACCTTTGCGCGTAAGACCGACGCAAAGCGCTGGGCGCAGCAACTCGAAACAGAAATGCGCGAGGGACGCTACTTCAAGACGCCAACGGCGAAAAAGAAGAGCCTGGGCGAGCTGGTGGATCGGTACATCGAGGAGATCCTGCCCCGGAAGCCGAAGAATGCCTACAATCAGAACAACCACCTGCGCTGGTGGAAGGAGCAGCTCGGCCATGTGGTGCTGGCCGACATCACACCTTCCGTGATCGCTGAATACCGGGACAAACTCGCCAAGGAGACCACGCCACGCAAGAGCCTGCGCAGTCCGGCGACGGTCAATCGTTATCTTGCCTCTCTCTCCCATGCCTTCACCATCGCCATCAATGAATGGGGATGGGTGGATGCCTCCCCCTTCCGCAAGGTGAGCAAGCTGAGAGAGCCACGGGGTCGGGTCCGCTTTCTGTCGGACGACGAACGGGAGCGGTTGCTGGAGGCTTGCCAAAAGGCCGATGATCCCGCCTTGATGGCCATTATCCTGGTGGCGATTTCCACCGGCGCCAGACGCGGCGAGATTCTCGGTCTGACCTGGCGCGAGGTGGACCTGACAGGCTCGCGCATTACCCTGCTGGACACCAAGAACGGTGAGACGCGGGTGGTGCCGTTGGTCGGGGTGGCCCTGGAGCAGATGAAGGCGCTTGCTGCCACCCGTCGGAGTGATACCGACCTTTGTTTTCCACGTGAGGACGGCAAAGCCCCCTGGGAGTTCCGCAAGGCGTGGGAACGGGTGCTGCGCGAGGCGGGGATTACGGATTTCAACTTTCACGACCTGCGCCACTCCTGCGCCTCCTACCTGGCCATGAATGGCGCAAGCCTGGCGGAAATCGCCGAGGTTCTGGGGCACAAGACTTTGCAGATGGTCAAACGGTATGCCCACCTTTCCGAAGCGCACACCGCCGGGGTGGTGGAGCGGATGAACGCCAAAATCTTTCGTTCGATTCAGGAGGTGAACGATGCACAGCGAACCCCTTGA
- a CDS encoding ammonium transporter translates to MTFLSKSRLTASILPALLLPALALAEEAAVPVPPPVLNSGDTAWMLTSTALVLFMTLPGLALFYGGMVRAKNSLSIFMQCFAITAVVTVLWSLYGYSMAFTDGGPNNPWIGGLSKAFLAGIKGESLTGTIPEAVFLTFQLTFAIITPALIIGAFAERMKFSAMLIFMSGWVTLVYFPICHWVWGGGWMMNMGVLDYAGGTVVHVNAGIAGLVTAVVLGKRKGFPHVAMPPHSLPLTVTGAGMLWVGWFGFNAGSAAAANGAAGMAMVVTQLATAMAALTWMFMEWMSHGKPSALGLTTGAVAGLVAITPASGFVGPMGALALGGISGVVCFFGATTLKRKMGYDDSLDAFGVHGIGGIVGAMLTGVFASPGLGGIGFAKELTMSGQIWVQGVSVASTGIYCAIISYILLKAIDGLVGLRVDEESESTGLDIALHGERGYNY, encoded by the coding sequence ATGACCTTTCTGTCCAAATCCAGGCTCACGGCCTCGATTCTTCCCGCGCTTCTGCTGCCCGCTCTGGCCCTGGCCGAGGAAGCGGCTGTACCCGTACCGCCTCCGGTGCTCAACTCCGGAGATACGGCCTGGATGCTCACTTCCACCGCTTTGGTCTTGTTCATGACCCTGCCGGGACTGGCCCTGTTTTATGGCGGCATGGTACGGGCCAAGAACTCCTTGTCGATCTTCATGCAGTGTTTCGCCATCACCGCCGTGGTCACCGTGCTGTGGAGCCTGTACGGCTACTCCATGGCCTTTACGGACGGCGGACCCAACAATCCCTGGATCGGTGGCTTGAGCAAGGCCTTCCTCGCCGGCATCAAGGGGGAATCCCTCACCGGCACCATCCCGGAAGCGGTCTTTTTGACCTTTCAATTGACCTTCGCCATCATCACCCCGGCCCTGATCATCGGCGCCTTCGCGGAACGGATGAAGTTCTCCGCCATGTTGATCTTCATGAGCGGCTGGGTGACCCTGGTTTATTTCCCCATCTGTCACTGGGTGTGGGGTGGTGGCTGGATGATGAATATGGGTGTCTTGGACTATGCGGGGGGCACCGTGGTGCATGTCAACGCGGGCATCGCCGGTCTGGTGACCGCGGTGGTGCTGGGCAAACGTAAAGGATTTCCCCATGTGGCCATGCCTCCCCACAGTCTGCCCCTGACCGTCACCGGCGCCGGCATGTTGTGGGTGGGATGGTTCGGCTTCAACGCCGGCAGCGCGGCGGCGGCCAATGGCGCGGCGGGCATGGCCATGGTGGTCACACAACTGGCCACGGCCATGGCGGCTTTGACCTGGATGTTCATGGAATGGATGTCCCACGGCAAACCCAGCGCCCTGGGTCTCACCACCGGTGCCGTGGCCGGTCTGGTGGCCATCACCCCGGCTTCCGGTTTCGTCGGCCCCATGGGCGCTCTGGCCCTGGGTGGCATCTCGGGTGTAGTCTGCTTCTTCGGCGCCACCACCCTGAAAAGGAAAATGGGTTATGACGACTCCCTCGACGCCTTTGGCGTGCATGGCATCGGTGGCATCGTCGGCGCCATGCTCACCGGGGTGTTCGCCTCTCCCGGCCTGGGGGGCATCGGCTTCGCCAAAGAGCTGACCATGAGCGGTCAGATCTGGGTGCAAGGGGTGAGCGTGGCCTCCACCGGCATCTATTGCGCCATCATCTCCTACATCCTGCTCAAGGCGATCGACGGATTGGTGGGACTGCGCGTGGATGAAGAGTCGGAAAGCACCGGTCTGGACATCGCCCTGCATGGCGAGCGCGGCTACAACTATTAA
- the tpx gene encoding thiol peroxidase — protein sequence MAQINFKGNPIHTCGVLPAVGSTAPDFCLTGTDLADVTLRSFAGKRLVLNIFPSIDTAVCAMSVRRFNAEAAKLDNTVILCVSLDLPFAHKRFCGAEGLASVHSVSEMRARGFGEAYGVRMVDGPLAGLLARAVVVIDGAGQVVYTQQVPEIVEEPDYDQALAALA from the coding sequence ATGGCCCAGATCAACTTCAAGGGAAATCCCATCCACACCTGTGGCGTTTTGCCCGCCGTGGGTTCCACCGCCCCCGATTTTTGTCTGACGGGAACGGATCTGGCGGATGTGACGTTGCGCAGTTTTGCGGGTAAACGGTTGGTGTTGAACATCTTCCCCAGCATCGATACGGCGGTGTGCGCTATGTCGGTGCGGCGTTTCAACGCCGAGGCCGCCAAATTGGACAACACCGTCATTCTGTGTGTCTCCCTGGATCTCCCCTTTGCCCACAAACGGTTCTGCGGCGCCGAAGGTCTGGCCTCGGTGCATTCGGTCTCCGAAATGCGGGCCAGAGGGTTCGGTGAGGCCTATGGCGTGCGCATGGTGGATGGTCCTTTGGCCGGTCTGCTGGCCCGCGCCGTGGTGGTGATCGATGGTGCTGGTCAGGTGGTCTATACCCAGCAGGTGCCGGAGATCGTCGAGGAACCCGATTACGATCAGGCTTTGGCCGCTCTCGCCTGA
- a CDS encoding TolC family protein, protein MSFWQAIDTAQARNPQIHRAEAVLRAAREDNPKTFAKLLPQVNVRGVDVLRQGTHYTNLRTAQHADPKTVAFTVDQRLFNVPSWIDYSQSDLHVEGAYADLMSMRQEIALRVATITANWLTAKEVYDLALKYIKVTQHHLEENTLRLNAGESTETDVQQAASRASQAQASLQDAINTLEKETAFFREVVGANPEPGLALPEYTWEEPADLDAHIWKWIEDRPEIWAARARLSESAMTEQMERSAHLPTLDFNYTASHTWDSELGGSSGVSLKDDENAHSVSLVLNVPLFHGLETVSRTREAKAMKEASMTELDRLRTLARREVEEARFDLKNNKSAIIALEKALSFSEKAAAGLLESFHAGTRTLLDVLDSQFEVHSLRTNLVRHRYQAQLAVVRLWKSLGRSLEATTPARIGTHVESVQNTEAGRDTVVKQVHEKARQAMGQHTPSEADEAILVLMNELEAEQSAPPETHGQQSRTLSEFHQPRTPQPPVRPDESVMTANRSDKPLPKRFPPIRDEGGFMVHVGSFDQESEMVPMIQSLADAGIPSWSERIKSPDNREMTRLLVGPFASHALVMEAMTTINKKTGNSVGWIPVLTRSGAPDGVVLRFTQTLEDLIP, encoded by the coding sequence ATGTCGTTCTGGCAGGCGATCGATACCGCCCAGGCCAGAAATCCCCAAATTCACCGGGCCGAAGCCGTTTTGCGGGCCGCCCGGGAGGACAATCCCAAAACCTTCGCCAAATTGCTGCCCCAGGTCAACGTCCGGGGTGTGGATGTGCTGCGGCAGGGAACCCACTACACCAACCTGCGCACCGCCCAACACGCCGATCCCAAAACCGTGGCCTTCACGGTGGATCAACGGCTGTTCAACGTCCCCAGCTGGATCGATTACTCCCAAAGCGATCTCCATGTGGAAGGGGCCTACGCCGACCTGATGTCCATGCGTCAGGAGATTGCCCTGCGGGTGGCCACCATCACCGCCAACTGGTTGACCGCCAAAGAGGTCTATGATCTGGCGCTCAAATACATCAAGGTCACCCAGCACCACCTGGAAGAGAACACCTTGCGTCTGAACGCCGGCGAATCCACGGAAACCGACGTGCAACAAGCCGCTTCCCGGGCGAGTCAGGCCCAGGCCAGTCTTCAGGATGCCATCAACACTCTGGAAAAAGAAACCGCCTTCTTCCGGGAAGTGGTGGGGGCCAATCCCGAACCGGGACTCGCCCTGCCGGAATACACCTGGGAAGAACCCGCCGATCTGGATGCTCACATCTGGAAATGGATCGAGGATCGTCCGGAAATCTGGGCTGCCCGTGCCCGGCTTTCGGAAAGCGCCATGACCGAACAGATGGAACGCTCCGCCCATCTGCCCACTTTGGATTTCAACTACACGGCCAGCCATACCTGGGACAGCGAACTGGGGGGATCCTCCGGGGTTTCCCTCAAAGACGATGAAAATGCCCACTCGGTGAGTCTGGTACTCAACGTGCCTTTGTTCCATGGTCTGGAAACGGTCAGCAGAACCCGCGAGGCCAAGGCCATGAAAGAGGCCTCCATGACCGAACTGGACCGCCTGCGCACCCTGGCCCGACGGGAGGTGGAAGAGGCCCGTTTTGATCTCAAAAACAACAAGTCCGCCATCATCGCGTTGGAAAAGGCACTGTCATTCAGCGAAAAGGCCGCCGCCGGCCTGCTGGAGAGCTTCCACGCCGGCACCCGCACCCTGTTGGACGTGCTGGATTCCCAGTTCGAGGTCCACTCCCTACGCACCAATCTGGTCCGGCACCGTTATCAAGCCCAATTGGCGGTGGTGCGTTTGTGGAAGAGTCTGGGACGTTCCCTGGAAGCCACCACCCCGGCGCGCATCGGCACCCATGTGGAGTCGGTCCAGAACACCGAGGCCGGACGGGATACGGTGGTCAAACAGGTCCACGAAAAGGCCCGACAGGCCATGGGTCAACACACCCCATCCGAGGCCGACGAAGCCATTCTGGTGTTGATGAACGAACTGGAAGCGGAGCAGTCCGCCCCTCCCGAAACCCATGGCCAACAATCCCGTACCTTAAGCGAATTCCATCAGCCCCGGACCCCTCAACCGCCAGTCCGGCCCGACGAAAGCGTCATGACCGCCAACAGAAGCGACAAACCTCTGCCCAAACGGTTTCCCCCAATCCGGGACGAGGGAGGATTCATGGTGCATGTGGGCAGTTTCGACCAGGAGTCCGAGATGGTTCCCATGATCCAATCCCTGGCGGATGCCGGCATTCCAAGCTGGTCGGAACGAATCAAGTCCCCGGACAACCGGGAGATGACCCGACTGTTGGTCGGACCCTTCGCCTCCCACGCCCTGGTCATGGAGGCCATGACCACCATCAACAAAAAAACCGGCAACTCCGTGGGTTGGATACCGGTTCTCACCAGAAGCGGTGCACCGGATGGAGTTGTCTTGCGCTTCACTCAGACACTGGAAGATCTGATCCCATAA
- a CDS encoding P-II family nitrogen regulator, translating to MKWVTAIIKPFKQDDVREALTAVGITGMTVTEVRGFGRQKGHTELYRGAEYQVDFLPKIKVELAVSDDRLDQVVDAIREAAKTGKIGDGKIFVMPIEHAVRIRTGETGPEVL from the coding sequence ATGAAATGGGTCACCGCCATCATCAAGCCGTTCAAGCAGGATGACGTTCGCGAGGCACTCACCGCAGTGGGAATCACCGGCATGACCGTGACCGAGGTGCGGGGATTCGGACGACAGAAAGGCCATACGGAGCTTTACCGGGGCGCGGAGTACCAAGTGGATTTCTTGCCGAAAATCAAAGTGGAGTTGGCGGTATCCGATGATCGCCTCGACCAGGTGGTGGATGCGATCCGGGAAGCGGCCAAAACCGGAAAAATCGGCGACGGCAAGATTTTCGTCATGCCCATCGAACACGCGGTGCGCATCCGCACCGGCGAAACCGGACCCGAAGTTCTGTAA
- a CDS encoding PilW family protein codes for MSPPGPRHPQRQQGFSLLEILIALGVGLIVITGMLTILSSTKQTYRLHDNLARIQENGRFAMELLSRELRMAGYWGCVSDVTPINVLVTPNAFSWAFNTQVTGFDNSTYASWPAAFRSAALPGTDAIVVSGIDPTAYTVESHNPCSAQFKIAQSHDLNPDEVAFVTDCVQGAIFQITNANQNNRTLVHNSGTGSIGNVTKCLGGNCGGACASAWHAYPPGSMLARIRAMAFFIGTGLNGEPALYWEMLNRGDSTSRAELVNGVENMQILYGLDTDSDHVANQYLTANAVEGSGNWSQIVSVRIGLLLRSPENVRSAPDTTPYTLAETVIATSSTPVTHPADSRLRKVATTTIQLRN; via the coding sequence GTGAGCCCCCCCGGACCCCGCCATCCCCAGCGCCAACAGGGCTTTTCCCTGCTCGAAATCCTGATCGCCCTGGGGGTTGGTCTGATCGTCATCACCGGCATGCTGACCATCCTCTCCAGCACCAAACAGACCTATCGACTCCACGACAATCTCGCCCGAATCCAGGAAAATGGCCGTTTCGCCATGGAACTGCTCTCCCGGGAACTGCGCATGGCCGGCTATTGGGGATGCGTTTCGGACGTGACGCCCATCAATGTGCTGGTCACCCCCAACGCCTTCTCCTGGGCCTTCAATACCCAGGTCACCGGCTTCGACAACAGCACCTACGCCTCCTGGCCTGCCGCGTTCCGTTCCGCGGCACTGCCGGGCACCGATGCCATCGTCGTCTCCGGAATCGATCCCACCGCCTATACCGTGGAATCCCACAACCCCTGTTCCGCCCAATTCAAGATCGCCCAAAGCCATGACCTCAACCCGGACGAGGTGGCCTTTGTCACCGACTGTGTGCAAGGCGCGATCTTCCAGATCACCAATGCCAACCAGAACAACCGCACCCTGGTTCACAACAGCGGCACCGGCAGCATCGGCAATGTCACCAAGTGTCTGGGGGGGAATTGCGGCGGGGCCTGTGCTTCCGCCTGGCATGCCTATCCACCCGGATCCATGCTGGCACGCATCCGGGCCATGGCCTTTTTCATCGGCACCGGACTCAATGGTGAACCGGCACTGTATTGGGAGATGCTCAACCGGGGGGATTCCACCTCCCGGGCCGAACTGGTCAACGGGGTGGAAAACATGCAGATCCTCTACGGCCTCGACACCGACTCGGATCATGTGGCCAATCAATATCTCACCGCCAACGCCGTGGAGGGTTCCGGCAACTGGTCACAGATCGTCAGCGTGCGCATCGGACTCCTGCTGCGCTCACCGGAAAACGTGCGCTCCGCTCCGGATACCACCCCCTACACCCTGGCGGAAACCGTCATCGCCACCAGCAGCACCCCCGTGACCCATCCCGCCGACTCACGGCTTCGCAAGGTGGCCACCACCACCATCCAGTTGCGCAACTGA
- the pilV gene encoding type IV pilus modification protein PilV codes for MPMIPLPDRRAGFTLLEVLITLVIVAVGLLGLAKLQLNAIRFTQSAQLRSQALLLGNDILERMRANRTMTMNGAYAIAFEAIQPVPPDCLTATCTPAQLASHDLNRWKLDLASLLPDGDGEITHIDSGGQESLFHIAIRWDDDRRHTIVSYKTFSLESEL; via the coding sequence ATGCCCATGATCCCTCTGCCGGACCGGCGCGCCGGTTTCACCCTGCTGGAGGTGCTTATCACCCTGGTGATCGTGGCGGTGGGATTGCTCGGACTGGCCAAACTGCAATTGAACGCGATCCGGTTCACCCAAAGCGCCCAACTGCGCAGTCAGGCGCTGCTGCTGGGCAACGACATCCTGGAACGGATGCGGGCCAATCGCACCATGACCATGAATGGCGCCTACGCCATCGCCTTTGAAGCCATCCAGCCAGTTCCGCCCGACTGCCTGACCGCCACCTGTACCCCGGCCCAACTGGCCAGCCACGACCTGAACCGCTGGAAACTGGATCTGGCCTCCCTGCTTCCCGACGGCGACGGGGAGATCACCCACATCGACTCCGGCGGTCAGGAGAGCCTGTTTCACATCGCCATCCGTTGGGATGACGACCGACGCCACACCATCGTCTCCTACAAGACCTTTTCCCTGGAGTCCGAGCTGTGA
- a CDS encoding DUF2892 domain-containing protein, whose amino-acid sequence MKANVGGIDRILRIVVGLVLLSQVLFGLHTLWGLIGIVPLLTGIFKFCPFYPLLGINSCGCDSH is encoded by the coding sequence ATGAAAGCCAATGTCGGCGGTATTGATCGTATCTTGCGCATCGTTGTCGGACTGGTGCTGCTGTCTCAGGTTCTTTTCGGGCTGCACACCCTGTGGGGTCTGATCGGCATCGTGCCCCTGCTGACCGGGATATTCAAATTCTGCCCCTTTTATCCCCTGCTCGGCATCAACAGCTGCGGCTGCGATTCCCACTAA
- a CDS encoding GspH/FimT family pseudopilin, with protein sequence MGGGHGDGYTGSAQGYTLVELLVVVAIVAGLMVMAAPFLSRMLQDNRLITQINRLHGTLQFARTEAIKRGSSLTVCAAANGLTCGGSWHDGWIVLSGTGILRTVPKLTGNTTLSFILTAGGASDRIVFNARGFSPNHAGTFRLCDSRGAGSAKGLITATTGRPLLATDHTGNGIAEDDTGSELTCP encoded by the coding sequence ATGGGTGGGGGGCATGGGGATGGATATACCGGTTCAGCCCAGGGGTACACCCTGGTGGAACTGCTGGTGGTGGTGGCCATCGTCGCCGGACTGATGGTCATGGCCGCTCCGTTCCTGTCCCGGATGCTGCAAGACAATCGTCTGATCACCCAGATCAATCGACTCCATGGCACACTCCAGTTCGCCCGCACCGAGGCGATCAAGCGGGGAAGCAGCCTCACGGTATGCGCCGCGGCCAACGGCCTGACCTGTGGCGGCAGTTGGCACGACGGCTGGATCGTCCTCTCCGGTACCGGCATCCTGCGGACCGTTCCAAAACTGACCGGAAACACCACCCTCTCCTTCATTCTCACGGCGGGAGGGGCGAGTGATCGCATTGTTTTCAACGCCCGCGGGTTCAGCCCCAATCACGCCGGCACATTCCGCCTGTGCGACTCCCGGGGGGCCGGATCTGCCAAGGGATTGATCACCGCCACCACCGGACGCCCCCTGCTGGCCACGGACCACACGGGCAACGGCATCGCGGAAGACGACACCGGAAGCGAGCTGACATGCCCATGA
- a CDS encoding type IV pilin protein: MSPRTASQGFTLIELLIVLAIAAVLAVVAVPAYQDAMIKGRRADGKAVLMQVANLQERWYTENMTYTASMTTLGFASDPQLSESKHYAVAILSPVAAAAVLNTPCPISTCFVAVATPQAGQAKDGKLALSSTGANFHDANNNGSYADAGENAW; this comes from the coding sequence ATGTCCCCTCGCACCGCATCCCAGGGCTTCACCCTGATCGAACTGCTAATCGTGCTGGCCATTGCGGCGGTACTGGCGGTGGTGGCCGTGCCCGCCTACCAAGACGCGATGATCAAAGGCCGCCGCGCCGACGGCAAGGCCGTGTTGATGCAAGTCGCCAACCTCCAGGAGCGCTGGTACACCGAAAACATGACCTACACCGCCAGCATGACCACTTTGGGATTCGCTTCCGACCCGCAGTTGTCAGAGTCCAAACATTACGCCGTGGCGATTCTCTCTCCGGTGGCGGCGGCAGCGGTTTTGAACACCCCGTGTCCCATCAGCACCTGTTTCGTGGCGGTGGCCACCCCCCAGGCGGGTCAGGCCAAAGACGGCAAACTCGCCTTGAGTTCCACCGGGGCGAACTTCCATGACGCCAATAATAACGGAAGCTATGCGGATGCAGGCGAAAACGCATGGTGA